One Flagellimonas sp. CMM7 genomic region harbors:
- a CDS encoding metal-dependent transcriptional regulator, which translates to MTRSEENYIKTIFHLGGNSSALISTNAIAEQMETKPSSVTDMAKKLADKGFVNYKKYQGVSLTDFGIKTALSIIRKHRLWEVFLVEKLDFSWDEVHEVAEQLEHIKSEKLIDSIDALLDFPKYDPHGDPIPSKDGKFMERDKQLLSEIRLQKEGVCVGVKDTSAAFLKFLDKNSIALGNTIKVLDKEDFDQSLHIKMEGKELHISHQIASNLYIKLNE; encoded by the coding sequence GTGACTCGTTCGGAAGAAAACTACATCAAGACTATTTTTCATTTAGGGGGTAATTCTTCTGCGCTTATTTCAACAAATGCTATTGCGGAACAGATGGAGACAAAGCCATCTTCTGTAACGGATATGGCCAAAAAATTGGCGGATAAAGGGTTTGTGAACTACAAGAAATATCAAGGAGTTTCTTTAACCGACTTTGGAATTAAGACTGCACTTTCAATAATTAGAAAGCATCGTTTGTGGGAAGTGTTTTTAGTAGAAAAGTTGGATTTTTCATGGGATGAGGTTCATGAGGTGGCAGAGCAGTTGGAGCATATTAAAAGTGAAAAATTGATCGATAGTATAGATGCGCTATTGGACTTTCCCAAATACGACCCGCACGGAGATCCTATTCCAAGTAAGGATGGAAAGTTCATGGAGCGAGACAAACAATTGTTAAGCGAAATACGACTTCAAAAAGAAGGTGTGTGTGTTGGGGTCAAGGATACATCAGCGGCTTTTCTCAAATTCTTGGATAAAAACAGTATTGCCTTGGGGAACACAATCAAAGTATTGGATAAAGAAGATTTTGATCAGTCACTTCATATTAAAATGGAAGGCAAAGAACTTCATATTTCGCATCAAATAGCGTCTAACCTCTACATAAAACTGAATGAGTAA
- a CDS encoding TonB-dependent receptor: MKRFLLVFTLLSSLVGWSQNGTVHGTVSENGQNLPFINIYLKGTQSGTATDGDGNYSITDLSPGNYVLIASAIGYEPFRKSFLIGKDESVTLNIQLNQSAEALDEMVVTGTLKAVSRLESAVPVEVYKPSFLKKNPTPSIFEALQNVNGVRPQINCNVCNTGDIHINGLEGPYTLVLIDGMPIVSGLGTVYGLSGIPNSLIEQIEIVKGPASTLYGSEAVGGLINIITKHAPNAPEFFADAYLTGWGEYNLDVGSKIEIGKKTDLLLGVNYFNYDEIIDNNGDNFTDLTLQDRVSVFQKWNFKREDAKVFSLAGRFFYEDRWGGELQWTPEFRGGNEIYGESIYTRRWEVLGKYQLPIDEKVMLSMSYNDHNQNSVYGDVLYLADQRIGFGQMTWDKTVGNHDLLFGSAIRYNYYDDNTPATLNADEVWIPSLFIQDELKLAEKHSILGGVRYDYDQRHGNIFTPRVAYKWKISDNDIFRVNAGTGFRVVNLFTEDHAALTGSRDVIIVEELKPERSLNVNLNYLKKIYADNGTFVGLDASAFYTHFSNIILPDYDTNPNQIIYDNLDGKSVSKGVSANIDLVLPNGLKFLVGATWQDVSNTENGVTSRQILTESITGTWNVSYTFRSLDLTLDYTGNLYGPMRLPTLGELDPRQDFSPTWSIQNIQFTYKGLDKFEFYGGVKNLLDWTPNRGNPFIIARADDPFDQNVQFDSQGNAVATADNPFALTFDPSYVYGPNQGIRGFFGLRYTVF, encoded by the coding sequence TTGAAACGGTTTTTACTGGTATTTACTTTGTTAAGTTCTCTTGTTGGATGGTCTCAAAACGGCACTGTTCATGGAACTGTTTCTGAAAATGGACAAAACCTTCCTTTTATCAATATTTATTTAAAAGGCACTCAAAGTGGAACGGCTACAGATGGAGATGGAAATTATTCGATCACAGATTTGTCTCCTGGGAACTATGTATTGATTGCTTCTGCTATTGGATATGAACCTTTTAGGAAATCTTTTTTAATTGGAAAAGACGAATCAGTAACGTTAAACATTCAATTGAACCAATCTGCCGAAGCGTTGGATGAAATGGTTGTTACCGGTACGCTAAAAGCGGTAAGTCGCCTAGAAAGTGCGGTTCCTGTTGAAGTATATAAACCGAGTTTTCTAAAGAAAAATCCAACTCCAAGTATTTTTGAAGCACTTCAAAACGTGAATGGAGTGCGCCCACAAATCAATTGCAATGTTTGTAACACAGGCGACATCCACATTAATGGATTAGAAGGTCCTTACACTTTGGTTTTGATAGATGGGATGCCTATTGTTAGTGGTTTGGGCACAGTCTATGGCTTATCTGGAATACCAAACTCGTTAATTGAACAAATTGAAATTGTAAAAGGCCCGGCCTCCACACTATATGGAAGCGAAGCTGTTGGTGGGTTGATCAATATCATCACAAAACATGCGCCAAATGCTCCAGAATTTTTTGCGGATGCATATTTAACCGGTTGGGGAGAATATAACTTGGATGTGGGATCAAAAATTGAGATAGGAAAGAAAACCGATTTATTACTCGGTGTCAATTATTTTAATTATGATGAAATTATTGATAACAACGGTGACAATTTTACGGACTTAACCTTACAAGATCGTGTCTCCGTCTTTCAAAAATGGAACTTTAAACGAGAGGATGCCAAAGTGTTTTCCCTTGCCGGTCGTTTCTTTTATGAAGATCGATGGGGTGGTGAACTACAATGGACTCCAGAATTTAGGGGTGGTAATGAAATTTATGGAGAAAGCATCTATACTCGTAGATGGGAAGTTTTAGGTAAATACCAATTACCTATTGATGAAAAAGTAATGCTTTCAATGTCCTACAACGACCACAATCAAAACTCGGTGTATGGGGATGTGCTCTATTTGGCGGATCAGCGCATTGGCTTTGGTCAAATGACTTGGGATAAAACCGTTGGAAACCATGATCTACTTTTTGGCAGTGCCATTCGATACAATTATTATGATGACAACACGCCAGCCACTCTAAACGCGGATGAAGTTTGGATTCCCAGCTTGTTTATCCAAGATGAGCTGAAACTTGCTGAAAAACATTCCATTTTGGGAGGAGTGCGCTATGATTATGACCAAAGACATGGTAACATTTTTACTCCTAGAGTGGCTTATAAATGGAAGATTTCGGACAATGATATTTTTAGGGTCAATGCAGGAACAGGGTTTAGAGTGGTGAACCTATTTACCGAAGATCATGCAGCCTTAACCGGTTCTAGGGATGTAATTATTGTTGAGGAGTTAAAGCCGGAGCGTTCACTAAATGTTAACCTCAACTACCTGAAAAAAATATATGCGGACAATGGTACTTTTGTAGGTCTTGATGCTTCCGCATTTTATACCCATTTCTCCAACATTATTCTACCAGACTACGACACCAACCCCAATCAAATTATCTATGACAACTTGGATGGTAAATCCGTTTCAAAAGGGGTGAGTGCCAATATTGACTTAGTGCTTCCCAACGGGCTTAAATTTTTAGTTGGTGCTACTTGGCAAGATGTGAGCAACACAGAAAACGGAGTTACTTCACGTCAAATATTGACCGAAAGCATTACTGGAACATGGAATGTCTCTTATACCTTTAGGAGTTTAGATCTAACCTTGGATTATACAGGGAACTTATATGGCCCTATGCGATTACCAACACTTGGAGAACTAGATCCGCGACAAGATTTTTCACCTACTTGGAGTATTCAAAATATACAGTTCACCTATAAAGGATTGGACAAGTTTGAGTTCTATGGCGGTGTTAAAAACTTATTGGATTGGACTCCGAATCGAGGAAATCCCTTTATTATAGCGCGAGCAGATGACCCCTTTGATCAAAACGTACAGTTTGATTCACAGGGCAATGCTGTGGCCACCGCAGACAATCCGTTTGCCCTTACGTTTGACCCCAGCTATGTCTATGGTCCTAACCAAGGTATCCGTGGTTTCTTTGGGTTGCGGTATACGGTTTTTTAA
- a CDS encoding DinB family protein gives MKYTPKDGFPYYFDLAKGMDCSSLFSDSSTSRLLNSISEEKAAYRYAPDKWSIKQVVGHITDHERIKMFRAFMLSRNEQLELWGYDQNSLVANSRFDKLSFEQLVTDFVNVRKASISFVDTLSEKQLRLKGMARQHEITLEDFLKSIIGHERHHINIIRERYL, from the coding sequence ATGAAATACACACCTAAAGATGGCTTCCCTTATTATTTTGACTTGGCAAAGGGTATGGATTGTTCATCATTGTTTTCTGATTCATCCACCAGTAGGCTCTTAAATTCTATTAGTGAGGAAAAAGCCGCTTACAGATATGCGCCGGATAAGTGGAGCATTAAACAAGTAGTAGGGCATATTACCGATCATGAAAGAATTAAGATGTTTCGAGCCTTTATGCTGAGCAGGAACGAACAATTGGAACTCTGGGGCTATGACCAAAACTCCTTGGTAGCTAACAGTCGCTTTGATAAGTTATCTTTTGAACAATTAGTAACTGACTTCGTCAATGTAAGGAAGGCGTCCATTAGTTTTGTTGATACGCTGTCTGAGAAACAATTAAGACTAAAAGGTATGGCTCGGCAACATGAAATCACCCTTGAAGATTTTCTAAAGTCTATCATTGGTCATGAAAGACATCATATAAACATTATCAGGGAAAGATACCTTTAG
- a CDS encoding alpha/beta hydrolase produces MVKKEILQLLTFGTLLFFFSCGDSTKIQSKAVVSGTVMSPDEREVRLSNEPIPLENEWSTVTDLTGVSTTIDDEGRFRFEIEIEKPSFYRIILGKENVSLYVSPNDSIAITLDSLVNLAGTNAHLNTYLKNQKEEMGKTEGYIYRNLASLYALDEASFRKQLDSLKNTNLAHYNTFSSSVENIPAVFEKHCMVTLDNHYKYYQLLYPSGHEIVTGKTAQLPKDYLDEMALGLNKPESLNDEKYIAYLDKYLEIMSSGKFKNQRYDNQPQEKINARYLAIKNLPVDQEIKDYLFEQHFKICNTNYSTKAWKGIFTQFEKETSNEQLLAKVKNDYQKALAVREEPNKISVYKTSDEIELDAHIFYPEKHKQEDEKSAYLYFHGGGWSLGMPEAGYDVCKRMSAQGMVAISFEYRLIDVHGNDIQKSLEDAKSAIRWVRANASELGIDPNKIVATGFSAGAHLAASTAIVDDFISEDNNGFSSVPNLVITQSSSYDLTKGDGWFDGVSKGQAKAISLVQNVKSGLPPFLSFHTTEDYLAPIYEFFQFKAAMEGYKNDFQFQIFEKGGHFFRDKEAREKVKELTDEFLVARGFLKDSKE; encoded by the coding sequence ATGGTAAAAAAAGAAATACTTCAATTATTGACTTTTGGAACACTACTTTTCTTTTTTAGTTGCGGAGATTCAACCAAAATACAAAGCAAAGCTGTTGTTAGTGGCACTGTAATGTCTCCAGATGAAAGAGAGGTTCGCTTATCAAATGAACCAATCCCCTTAGAAAATGAATGGTCTACTGTCACTGATCTTACTGGGGTGTCAACTACCATTGACGATGAAGGGCGCTTTAGGTTTGAAATTGAAATTGAAAAACCCAGTTTCTATAGAATAATTCTAGGAAAAGAGAATGTCTCATTATATGTGTCACCAAATGATAGTATAGCAATTACCTTGGATTCCCTAGTAAACTTAGCGGGCACAAATGCTCATTTGAACACTTATTTAAAAAATCAGAAAGAAGAAATGGGAAAGACAGAGGGCTATATTTATAGAAACTTGGCCAGTCTATATGCTTTGGATGAAGCTAGTTTCAGGAAACAATTAGATTCCTTGAAAAATACCAACCTTGCCCATTACAATACATTTAGCAGTAGTGTAGAGAATATTCCTGCAGTGTTTGAAAAACATTGCATGGTCACACTGGACAACCATTACAAGTATTATCAATTGTTATATCCATCGGGGCATGAGATTGTAACTGGTAAAACAGCACAGTTGCCTAAAGATTATTTGGATGAAATGGCTTTGGGGTTAAACAAACCTGAATCCTTAAATGATGAAAAATACATTGCTTATCTGGATAAATATTTGGAGATAATGTCTTCTGGTAAATTCAAAAACCAACGATATGACAACCAACCACAGGAAAAAATAAATGCCCGATACCTAGCGATTAAAAACCTTCCCGTAGATCAAGAAATTAAGGACTACCTGTTTGAACAACATTTCAAAATTTGTAATACCAATTACAGCACAAAAGCTTGGAAAGGTATTTTTACTCAATTTGAAAAAGAAACCAGTAATGAACAGCTTCTTGCCAAGGTCAAAAATGATTATCAAAAAGCATTGGCAGTTAGAGAAGAACCTAATAAAATTAGTGTTTATAAGACTAGTGATGAAATTGAGCTGGATGCCCATATTTTTTACCCTGAAAAACATAAACAAGAAGACGAAAAATCAGCATACCTCTATTTTCATGGTGGAGGATGGAGCTTAGGCATGCCAGAAGCGGGCTATGATGTTTGTAAAAGAATGTCGGCACAAGGAATGGTGGCAATCTCTTTTGAGTATAGATTGATTGATGTGCACGGAAACGATATTCAGAAAAGTTTGGAAGATGCGAAGTCCGCAATTAGATGGGTAAGGGCAAATGCATCTGAACTAGGAATTGACCCTAATAAAATTGTAGCGACAGGTTTTTCTGCCGGGGCACATTTGGCAGCCTCTACTGCTATTGTGGATGACTTTATATCTGAGGATAACAATGGTTTTAGTTCCGTTCCGAACTTGGTTATTACACAATCATCCAGCTATGATCTAACAAAAGGAGATGGTTGGTTTGATGGGGTATCAAAAGGTCAGGCGAAAGCTATCTCATTGGTCCAAAATGTAAAAAGTGGGTTACCTCCATTTCTCTCGTTTCATACTACCGAGGATTATTTGGCTCCTATCTATGAATTCTTTCAGTTTAAGGCCGCTATGGAAGGGTATAAAAACGATTTTCAGTTTCAAATTTTTGAAAAGGGAGGGCATTTTTTTAGGGACAAAGAAGCAAGAGAAAAAGTGAAAGAACTTACGGATGAATTTCTCGTAGCAAGAGGGTTTTTGAAAGATTCAAAAGAGTAG
- a CDS encoding CehA/McbA family metallohydrolase, which translates to MKNITIIICFLLLTFNFTNAQWKNRYPKVDGYRHHVYLEGYDLPVLNSGAMDPAPSPLNDQVAFSAKGWLWLMDMESLEATRITSSAGIDSRPNWSPDGKQLVFVRDNSMDTQIVLLDFDAKEETILVDTKALDLDPVFSKDGGLVYYSSAINGSFDLWQVNLNTNEHSVITDRKSLERLPVPTLQGDKIVFLKKYGFSYDSIELWDLEKGTSTPLAEENFTSQTAFSLSPDNQTLAYTWPNGDDYELRVLNISIPKSNMLLTKSEGFPLAPKFSANGQYIYFAEYNENEISELKRISINGGTVEKLPVKKWNWGAPTGKLKITSKVDGKMDAVRMSITDENGHPIIPDSGVVHSEGQHGIVFFYSPGEIEVEAPLGSLTITAVHGFSTMKNMQEIEVHEGTSTTEINLIKIWDANANGWYSGDNHFHLNYGGTNRLDPEDISLDFKAEGLDIGFPLVANLGNRFLGQDLWGWKNEGTPIISIGQEVRSHFLGHLGLIGTDELYWPWVWGPFYDIYGNDDRLNAEPLRFARKNEGLGGYVHPVAVKDPFAAGEAGSIPITLISDAVLEEVDVLELGCLWTDEIGTAALWHEFLNMGIPMGQSAGSDVMNNLYRTMAIGATRVYTKPKGELTTKSYLEALKDGRSFVSNGPQLIFEVDGKEVGDVIKSDNKKVKWSLNVYSPISYETVEVFVNGEVVWTKKSKGNSNESYSGSIQTPEGGWVTARVSGGTSEWPMMDSYPFAESAPIWFTEVGSTNTASKVEAAKKLLKALNVSEEKMKQGYGQAPIPNLIAHFSKARQKLLKIIEEEQ; encoded by the coding sequence ATGAAAAACATTACCATAATTATCTGCTTTCTTCTTTTAACTTTCAATTTCACCAATGCACAATGGAAAAATAGATATCCTAAAGTGGACGGTTATCGCCATCATGTATATTTAGAAGGGTACGATCTTCCTGTATTGAATTCAGGGGCCATGGATCCCGCCCCTTCCCCGTTAAATGACCAAGTCGCGTTTTCAGCCAAAGGGTGGTTGTGGCTTATGGATATGGAAAGTTTGGAAGCTACGCGAATCACTTCTTCTGCAGGAATTGATTCAAGACCCAATTGGTCACCGGATGGAAAACAATTGGTTTTTGTTAGAGACAATAGCATGGATACCCAGATAGTTTTATTAGATTTTGACGCTAAGGAAGAAACGATATTGGTCGATACCAAGGCTTTGGATTTAGATCCCGTTTTTTCTAAAGATGGAGGGCTTGTATATTATTCTTCAGCCATAAACGGCTCGTTTGACCTTTGGCAGGTAAATCTTAACACCAATGAGCATAGTGTTATTACCGACAGGAAAAGTCTGGAACGATTGCCGGTTCCAACACTCCAAGGCGACAAAATTGTCTTCTTAAAAAAATATGGGTTCTCATATGACTCCATAGAACTATGGGATTTGGAAAAAGGCACTTCCACTCCTTTGGCTGAAGAGAATTTCACCTCTCAAACAGCCTTTTCCCTTTCGCCAGATAATCAAACCCTTGCCTACACATGGCCCAACGGAGATGACTATGAACTTCGCGTGTTGAATATTTCAATTCCTAAAAGCAATATGTTGCTCACCAAAAGTGAGGGATTTCCTTTGGCTCCTAAATTTAGTGCCAATGGCCAATACATTTATTTTGCTGAATACAATGAAAATGAAATCTCAGAACTAAAAAGAATCTCCATAAATGGGGGAACAGTTGAGAAACTACCAGTGAAAAAATGGAATTGGGGAGCTCCAACAGGAAAACTGAAGATTACCAGCAAGGTTGACGGAAAAATGGATGCAGTTAGAATGAGTATCACAGATGAAAACGGGCATCCCATTATTCCAGATAGTGGTGTTGTGCATTCTGAAGGGCAGCATGGTATTGTCTTTTTCTATTCCCCAGGAGAGATTGAAGTTGAAGCTCCGCTTGGTTCTTTGACAATAACTGCTGTACATGGGTTTTCGACCATGAAAAACATGCAAGAAATTGAAGTACACGAAGGCACATCAACAACCGAAATTAATTTAATTAAAATTTGGGATGCCAATGCAAACGGTTGGTATTCAGGAGATAACCATTTTCACTTAAACTATGGCGGAACAAATAGATTAGATCCAGAAGACATTAGTTTAGACTTTAAAGCTGAAGGCTTAGATATTGGTTTTCCGTTGGTGGCCAATCTAGGGAATCGGTTTCTTGGGCAGGACCTTTGGGGATGGAAAAATGAGGGAACACCAATTATTAGTATCGGACAAGAAGTGCGCTCTCATTTTTTAGGGCATTTAGGCCTAATCGGAACCGATGAATTGTACTGGCCATGGGTATGGGGTCCCTTTTACGATATTTATGGAAATGATGATAGACTAAATGCAGAACCGCTTCGTTTTGCCAGAAAAAATGAAGGCTTAGGAGGTTATGTTCATCCCGTTGCCGTAAAGGACCCTTTTGCAGCAGGTGAAGCTGGAAGCATTCCCATAACGTTGATTTCAGATGCTGTATTGGAAGAAGTGGACGTTTTAGAATTAGGATGTCTATGGACCGATGAAATAGGTACCGCAGCGCTGTGGCACGAATTTCTAAATATGGGCATTCCCATGGGGCAATCTGCAGGTAGTGATGTAATGAATAATCTTTACAGAACCATGGCAATCGGTGCAACAAGAGTCTATACAAAACCTAAAGGAGAATTAACTACCAAGAGTTATTTAGAAGCGTTAAAGGATGGGAGAAGTTTTGTGAGTAATGGCCCTCAGCTTATATTCGAAGTAGACGGAAAAGAAGTAGGTGATGTCATCAAATCAGACAATAAAAAGGTGAAATGGTCATTAAACGTGTATTCCCCCATTTCTTACGAAACTGTTGAAGTATTTGTAAATGGAGAAGTAGTATGGACAAAAAAAAGTAAGGGTAACAGTAATGAATCTTACAGCGGTTCCATTCAAACTCCTGAAGGGGGATGGGTGACCGCTAGGGTCTCTGGTGGCACATCTGAATGGCCAATGATGGACAGCTACCCTTTTGCTGAAAGTGCCCCTATATGGTTTACAGAGGTAGGAAGTACAAATACCGCTTCTAAAGTTGAAGCTGCGAAAAAATTATTGAAAGCCTTAAATGTTTCAGAAGAAAAAATGAAACAAGGTTATGGGCAGGCTCCAATTCCCAACCTCATTGCACATTTTTCAAAAGCAAGACAAAAACTATTGAAAATTATTGAAGAAGAACAATAG